The following are encoded together in the Pseudomonas xantholysinigenes genome:
- the trhP gene encoding prephenate-dependent tRNA uridine(34) hydroxylase TrhP, which translates to MTSPASPELLAPAGTLKTLRYAFAYGADAVYAGQPRYSLRVRNNEFDHANLALGIQEAHALGKRFYVVVNIAPHNAKLKTFLKDLAPVIAMGPDALIMSDPGLIMLVREHFPQMPIHLSVQANTVNWAAVRFWQGMGLSRVILSRELSLEEIEEIRQQVPDMELEVFVHGALCMAYSGRCLLSGYLNKRDANQGTCTNACRWQYDATPASENATGDIVREVEPTLGLGAPTDQVFLLQESNRPGEQMPAFEDEHGTYIMNAKDLRAIQHVERLTHMGVHSLKIEGRTKSHFYCARAVQSYRQAIDDAVAGRPFDRGLMDNLESLAQRGYTEGFLRRHVHDEYQNYQRGNSVSERQQFVGELTGLRVEGLAEVKVKNRFAVGDHLELMTPRGNYHFDLERMRNSQQQAVDVAPGDGHTVYLPIPEQVSLAYGLLMRDLPDA; encoded by the coding sequence ATGACCTCACCCGCCTCGCCCGAACTGCTCGCCCCCGCCGGCACCCTCAAGACCCTGCGCTATGCCTTCGCCTACGGCGCCGACGCGGTCTATGCCGGCCAGCCGCGCTACAGCCTGCGGGTGCGCAACAACGAATTCGACCACGCCAACCTGGCCCTCGGCATCCAGGAAGCCCACGCCCTGGGCAAGCGCTTCTACGTGGTGGTCAACATCGCCCCGCACAACGCCAAGCTCAAGACCTTCCTCAAGGACCTGGCGCCCGTCATCGCGATGGGCCCCGACGCGCTGATCATGTCCGACCCGGGCTTGATCATGCTGGTGCGCGAACACTTCCCGCAGATGCCCATCCACCTCTCGGTGCAGGCCAACACGGTGAACTGGGCGGCCGTGCGCTTCTGGCAGGGCATGGGCCTGTCGCGGGTGATCCTGTCCCGGGAACTGTCGCTGGAAGAGATCGAGGAAATTCGCCAGCAGGTGCCGGACATGGAGCTGGAAGTGTTCGTCCATGGCGCGCTGTGCATGGCCTACTCCGGGCGCTGCCTGTTGTCCGGCTACCTGAACAAGCGCGACGCCAACCAGGGCACCTGCACCAACGCCTGCCGCTGGCAGTACGACGCCACCCCGGCCAGCGAGAATGCCACCGGCGATATCGTCCGCGAGGTCGAGCCGACCCTGGGGCTCGGCGCGCCCACCGACCAGGTGTTCCTGCTCCAGGAAAGCAACCGCCCAGGCGAACAGATGCCCGCCTTCGAGGACGAGCACGGCACCTACATCATGAATGCCAAGGACCTGCGAGCCATCCAGCATGTCGAGCGGCTGACCCACATGGGCGTGCATTCGCTGAAGATCGAGGGCCGCACCAAGTCGCACTTCTACTGCGCCCGTGCCGTGCAATCGTACCGCCAGGCCATCGACGACGCGGTGGCCGGGCGTCCCTTCGACCGCGGCCTGATGGACAACCTCGAATCCCTGGCCCAGCGTGGCTACACCGAGGGCTTCCTGCGCCGCCACGTGCACGACGAGTACCAGAACTACCAGCGTGGCAACTCGGTATCCGAACGCCAGCAGTTCGTTGGCGAGCTGACCGGCCTGCGGGTCGAGGGTCTGGCCGAAGTGAAAGTGAAGAACCGCTTTGCCGTCGGCGACCACCTGGAGTTGATGACCCCTCGCGGCAACTACCATTTCGACCTCGAACGCATGCGCAACAGCCAGCAACAGGCCGTGGACGTCGCGCCGGGCGATGGCCACACCGTCTACCTGCCGATCCCGGAGCAGGTGTCGCTGGCCTACGGACTGTTGATGCGCGACCTGCCCGACGCTTAG
- a CDS encoding copper resistance system multicopper oxidase, whose translation MPPTPTRRTFVKGLGAATALAGLGLWRPLAQAAEGRLPPHDLSGQQFDLFIGPTPVNITGRPRIAQTINNSLPGPVLRWREGDSVTLRVRNHLDQPTSIHWHGIILPANMDGVPGLSFAGIEPGGDYRYQFTLRQSGTYWYHSHSGLQEQAGVYGAIVIEPREPEPHIYQRDHVLLFSDWSDQAPEALMATLKKQSDAFNYHKRTVGDFIDDVADHGWRSTVSERWAWAKMRMSPTDLADISAASYTYLLNGQPPDGNFTCLFQPGETVRLRLINASAMTYFDFRIPGLKLTVIAADGLPVTPVTVDELRIAVAETYDVLVSVGDLPAYTLFAQSMDRTGYARGTLARVTGLQAPVPTPDPRPLLSMDDMGHGGMGQMDHAGMAGMDHSNMASMPGMQAHPASETDNPLVDMQTMAPRANLADPGIGLRGNGRRVLTYADLRSPYPDPDGREPSRDIELHLTGHMERFAWSFDGIKFSDAEPLRLKYGERVRITLVNDTMMTHPIHLHGMWSDLEDEQGRFLVRKHTIDMPPGSRRSYRVSADALGRWAYHCHLLYHMETGMFREVRVDE comes from the coding sequence ATGCCACCGACACCAACCCGCCGCACCTTCGTCAAGGGCCTGGGCGCCGCCACCGCCCTCGCCGGCCTCGGCCTGTGGCGCCCGTTGGCCCAGGCCGCCGAAGGGCGGCTACCGCCGCACGACCTCAGCGGCCAGCAGTTCGACCTGTTCATCGGCCCGACCCCGGTCAACATCACCGGCCGCCCGCGCATCGCCCAGACCATCAACAACAGCCTGCCCGGCCCGGTACTGCGCTGGCGCGAGGGCGACAGCGTGACCCTGCGCGTGCGCAACCACCTGGACCAACCGACCTCGATCCACTGGCACGGCATCATCCTGCCCGCCAACATGGACGGCGTGCCGGGCCTGAGCTTCGCCGGCATCGAGCCGGGCGGCGACTATCGCTACCAGTTCACCCTGCGCCAGAGCGGCACCTACTGGTATCACAGCCACTCCGGGTTGCAGGAGCAGGCCGGGGTATATGGCGCCATCGTCATCGAGCCCCGCGAGCCCGAGCCGCACATCTACCAGCGTGACCATGTGCTGCTGTTCAGCGACTGGTCGGACCAGGCGCCGGAAGCCCTGATGGCCACGCTGAAGAAACAGTCCGACGCCTTCAACTACCACAAGCGCACGGTCGGCGACTTCATCGATGATGTCGCCGACCACGGCTGGCGCTCGACCGTCAGCGAGCGCTGGGCCTGGGCGAAGATGCGCATGAGCCCGACCGACCTGGCCGACATCAGCGCCGCCAGCTACACCTACCTGCTCAATGGCCAGCCGCCGGACGGCAACTTCACCTGCCTGTTCCAGCCCGGTGAAACCGTGCGCCTGCGCCTGATCAACGCCTCGGCCATGACCTACTTCGACTTCCGCATCCCCGGGTTGAAGCTGACGGTGATCGCCGCCGACGGATTGCCGGTGACGCCGGTCACCGTGGACGAACTGCGCATCGCCGTGGCCGAGACCTACGACGTGCTGGTCAGCGTTGGTGACCTGCCCGCCTACACGCTGTTCGCCCAGAGCATGGACCGCACCGGCTACGCCCGCGGCACCCTGGCCCGCGTGACCGGCTTGCAGGCTCCGGTGCCCACGCCCGACCCGCGTCCGCTGCTGAGCATGGACGACATGGGCCACGGCGGCATGGGCCAGATGGACCATGCGGGCATGGCCGGCATGGACCACTCGAACATGGCCAGCATGCCTGGCATGCAGGCACACCCCGCCAGCGAAACCGACAACCCGCTGGTAGACATGCAGACCATGGCCCCCCGCGCCAACCTCGCCGACCCCGGCATCGGCCTGCGTGGCAATGGCCGCCGGGTCCTGACCTACGCCGACCTGCGCAGCCCCTACCCCGATCCGGACGGGCGCGAACCGTCGCGGGATATCGAACTGCACCTGACCGGGCACATGGAGCGCTTCGCCTGGTCGTTCGACGGCATCAAGTTCAGCGACGCCGAGCCATTGCGCCTGAAATACGGCGAGCGGGTGCGCATCACCCTGGTCAACGACACCATGATGACCCACCCCATCCACCTGCATGGCATGTGGAGCGACCTGGAAGATGAACAGGGCCGCTTCCTGGTGCGCAAACACACCATCGACATGCCACCCGGCAGCCGGCGCAGCTACCGCGTCAGTGCCGACGCCCTGGGCCGCTGGGCCTACCACTGCCACCTGCTCTACCACATGGAGACCGGCATGTTCCGCGAGGTGCGCGTCGATGAATGA
- a CDS encoding copper resistance protein B: protein MNEISNRRIARAVAVVALLASERVLAAGMDHSQMNHGAMPLMDHSQMNHGAPSTTQPRTPLPTITDADRRAAFPPLPGHQVHDRAINWAVIVDQLEYQNFENSGALNWNANAWIGGDIDRLWLRSEGEREQGKTHKAELQALWGHAISPWWELVGGVRQDFKPANGQSWAAFGIQGTPLYGLELEATAYAGERQQTALRLEAGYAMLLTNRWVLEPTVEANFFGRDDAGREQGSGLAESEVGLRLRYEISRGFAPYVGVSFNRLHGNRADQAREEDEDIGQTRLVAGVRLRF from the coding sequence ATGAATGAGATCAGCAACCGCCGTATCGCCCGCGCTGTCGCCGTCGTCGCCTTGCTGGCCAGCGAGCGCGTCCTGGCCGCGGGCATGGACCATAGCCAGATGAACCACGGCGCCATGCCGCTGATGGACCACAGCCAGATGAATCACGGCGCGCCCAGCACCACTCAACCGCGCACGCCCCTGCCGACCATCACCGACGCCGACCGGCGCGCCGCCTTCCCGCCGCTGCCCGGGCACCAGGTGCATGACCGGGCGATCAACTGGGCGGTGATCGTCGACCAGCTGGAGTACCAGAATTTCGAGAACAGCGGCGCGCTGAACTGGAACGCCAATGCCTGGATCGGTGGCGATATCGACCGCCTGTGGCTGCGCAGCGAGGGTGAGCGGGAACAGGGCAAGACCCACAAGGCCGAACTGCAGGCGCTCTGGGGCCATGCCATCAGCCCCTGGTGGGAGCTGGTTGGCGGTGTGCGCCAGGACTTCAAGCCCGCCAACGGCCAGAGCTGGGCCGCCTTCGGCATCCAGGGCACGCCGCTGTATGGCCTGGAGCTGGAAGCCACCGCCTACGCCGGCGAGCGCCAGCAGACCGCGCTGCGCCTGGAGGCCGGTTACGCTATGCTGCTGACCAACCGCTGGGTCCTGGAGCCGACCGTCGAAGCCAACTTCTTCGGGCGCGACGATGCCGGCCGCGAACAAGGCTCGGGCCTGGCCGAAAGCGAAGTGGGACTGCGCCTGCGCTACGAGATCAGCCGAGGTTTTGCGCCCTATGTCGGGGTCAGCTTCAACCGCCTGCACGGCAACCGCGCCGACCAGGCCCGAGAAGAGGACGAGGACATCGGCCAGACCCGGCTGGTGGCCGGGGTCCGCCTGCGCTTTTAA